One window from the genome of Sulfodiicoccus acidiphilus encodes:
- a CDS encoding signal peptidase I, which produces MIRQTVYCVMLAFGVSLLVSGIGSVLFHLPYGWQIDATNSMEPLIYPGDVVLVLPQIGRASIGEILVYYQPQEGIYYAHEVIGYKDGGYITKGINNPYPDPWIVKESWVRGFIPTVFGYPIKIPEVGYTVKLIETTLGEKGLILLVAGAAVFSEVRSRLLGGEVKIRRPRQLSKRQLLGGFFLVAFAVSMVALSHGVIRVEGEWNVVHFQSLRGYTNVGLSFSLGTLRTNSTYYFGGNVSSKVPALFVFLSSNPDVRFLNDPLVDMGGKATENFTVTTGGVGEQGSVVTEMAVPYVLPAGAALYVAKVNPIFLLALVSSEVSFFITLVVWGVMELTSRRNIEPAVRS; this is translated from the coding sequence TTGATCCGTCAAACAGTTTACTGTGTAATGTTGGCATTTGGAGTCTCTTTGCTCGTTTCAGGAATAGGGAGCGTACTATTCCACTTACCTTACGGTTGGCAAATCGACGCAACTAACTCAATGGAGCCACTGATTTACCCCGGAGACGTAGTTCTGGTACTGCCTCAGATAGGGAGAGCTTCGATAGGAGAGATCCTGGTCTACTACCAACCTCAAGAGGGCATCTACTACGCTCACGAGGTGATAGGGTACAAAGACGGAGGTTACATAACTAAGGGGATAAACAACCCGTATCCCGATCCGTGGATCGTAAAGGAGTCGTGGGTCAGAGGTTTCATTCCAACCGTATTTGGGTACCCAATTAAGATACCCGAGGTCGGTTACACAGTTAAGTTAATCGAGACGACGCTGGGAGAGAAGGGACTGATACTACTCGTAGCAGGCGCCGCTGTATTCTCGGAAGTTAGGTCTAGGTTATTGGGAGGAGAGGTAAAGATCAGGAGGCCACGCCAGTTATCTAAGAGGCAGTTGTTGGGGGGCTTCTTCCTGGTTGCGTTCGCGGTGAGTATGGTGGCCCTCTCTCACGGGGTGATTCGGGTCGAAGGTGAATGGAACGTGGTGCACTTCCAAAGTCTAAGAGGGTACACTAACGTCGGACTATCCTTCTCTCTGGGGACTTTGAGGACGAACTCTACTTACTACTTCGGCGGAAACGTGAGTTCAAAGGTGCCTGCGCTATTCGTTTTCCTGAGTTCTAACCCAGATGTACGATTCCTCAACGATCCGTTAGTAGACATGGGGGGTAAGGCGACAGAGAACTTCACTGTCACCACTGGGGGAGTGGGGGAGCAGGGCTCTGTGGTGACAGAGATGGCCGTTCCCTATGTATTGCCTGCTGGAGCAGCGTTATACGTAGCTAAGGTCAATCCTATTTTCCTCTTAGCATTAGTCTCGTCAGAGGTTTCCTTCTTCATTACCTTGGTGGTCTGGGGAGTCATGGAATTAACGTCTAGAAGAAATATAGAACCAGCAGTGAGAAGTTAG
- a CDS encoding DUF5305 family protein, whose product MKRERRDASKNVNRRNLKLGVRREVRVGATILLVLGLLLIGGLVIYPSLSYTPRTYQVEDGYRTIAYAQLSSQAIVYPNHIYNTTRLVSGYTANETPAFSLGLETWATLKPNLLYTSLTLYNSSLYFTKIVDLLYVSLVLGNRTVNGNYTVSLVAPGYYQKSLYTVRDSPVVVPLNLSYILNVSEKINSQLGISPPLQVRIASNVTALNYTLEPVVTVNIGDSVTTVYLANSTAFRQIKIPNYEYITSNDYNQYFEALLKVLLLNVSESLGQAKMVNYSVFIVTPQFVKLVERGENLGQWTAIPLNMTEINNFSETLNKEVGTYYFPPDLRIDVSFDGPRLDPVIYVNYTNGLVQATISNNSISEPIYITQTTPRPNPVPSIGAESALGIALGFVALGTFTKVEPLDIREVKRFSSKYRKLIVDAKSPPDVKSAVELGSPEDLAKYAMLTGRPMVMLRRNGGVELWFKDQDVAYVYKFRNGREGDGQAIPASNTS is encoded by the coding sequence ATGAAACGGGAAAGGAGAGACGCCTCGAAGAACGTGAACAGGAGAAATTTGAAATTAGGTGTGAGGAGAGAAGTTAGGGTTGGAGCGACGATCTTGCTGGTACTCGGTCTTCTTTTGATAGGCGGACTAGTAATTTATCCGTCGCTGAGTTACACCCCGAGGACTTATCAGGTGGAAGATGGATATAGGACCATAGCGTACGCTCAACTCAGCAGCCAAGCGATAGTTTACCCCAACCATATATATAACACCACAAGACTCGTGAGTGGTTACACTGCGAACGAGACACCTGCTTTCAGTCTCGGTCTCGAGACGTGGGCAACTCTGAAACCGAATTTACTTTACACCTCACTCACCCTCTATAACTCGTCCTTGTATTTCACCAAGATCGTTGACTTACTCTACGTGAGCTTAGTTTTGGGAAACCGAACTGTGAACGGTAATTACACAGTATCCTTAGTCGCGCCAGGTTACTACCAGAAGAGCCTCTACACCGTCAGAGACAGCCCGGTAGTGGTCCCGTTAAACCTCAGTTACATTCTAAACGTTTCAGAGAAAATAAACTCACAACTTGGAATATCCCCTCCCCTACAGGTGCGGATCGCATCTAACGTTACAGCACTTAACTACACTCTGGAACCGGTTGTAACGGTGAACATAGGGGACAGCGTCACCACAGTCTACCTCGCCAATTCCACCGCCTTCCGGCAAATCAAGATACCCAACTACGAGTACATAACTAGCAACGACTACAATCAGTACTTCGAGGCACTCCTCAAGGTTTTGTTATTGAACGTCAGCGAGTCGCTCGGCCAGGCCAAGATGGTAAACTACAGTGTGTTCATAGTGACCCCCCAGTTCGTTAAGCTCGTAGAGAGGGGTGAGAACCTGGGCCAGTGGACTGCGATACCTCTCAATATGACTGAAATAAACAACTTCTCAGAGACCCTCAACAAGGAAGTCGGAACTTACTACTTCCCTCCAGACTTAAGGATAGATGTTAGTTTCGACGGACCTAGATTAGATCCTGTGATATACGTAAATTACACCAACGGTCTGGTCCAAGCTACAATATCTAACAACTCCATATCTGAACCGATCTACATCACTCAGACGACCCCGAGGCCCAACCCTGTACCAAGTATAGGGGCCGAATCTGCCCTCGGCATTGCCCTAGGCTTCGTAGCCCTCGGAACGTTCACTAAAGTGGAACCTCTGGACATTCGGGAGGTAAAAAGATTTAGCTCGAAGTACAGGAAATTGATCGTAGACGCCAAGAGCCCACCTGACGTCAAATCTGCCGTTGAGCTAGGAAGCCCAGAGGATCTGGCGAAGTACGCTATGCTAACTGGGAGACCAATGGTCATGCTGCGAAGGAACGGAGGGGTAGAACTGTGGTTCAAAGATCAGGACGTGGCTTACGTCTACAAGTTCAGGAATGGTCGGGAAGGTGATGGTCAAGCAATACCCGCTTCAAATACGTCTTAA
- a CDS encoding winged helix-turn-helix domain-containing protein: protein MGRRNRDEFEIMGDIIFCCQEGSKKTRIMYSANLSYQLVRKYLSKMLERGYLTKKEDIYYVTERGKILMAKVKRYRVLKEEYLNLYEELKSNHSRLH from the coding sequence ATGGGAAGAAGAAATCGAGACGAATTCGAAATCATGGGAGATATAATCTTCTGTTGCCAAGAAGGTAGCAAGAAGACGAGGATAATGTATTCTGCTAACTTAAGTTACCAACTGGTGAGGAAGTACTTGTCCAAGATGTTGGAGAGAGGTTACTTGACAAAGAAGGAGGACATCTACTACGTTACGGAAAGAGGGAAAATTTTAATGGCTAAGGTAAAGAGATATAGGGTACTGAAGGAGGAGTACCTCAATTTATATGAGGAACTTAAGAGTAACCATTCAAGACTTCACTAG
- a CDS encoding DUF1404 family protein → MREKTPYLILGAVMVAASVNPLSVSLDRTSEIAKTSFDMVLVWGAGLVGIWLAELLFRKGGRITAWFLSFNFSTRGLFLSWGVAGALLTYWYIPGPFALSVLYLNWKVVQLATFTLAGIIAGIGWYGMTNVWRSATIFAIFSMMATMAEIFLELGAYYSENVYSVYPVSQFIDTAYLWFAMAFVPSTFYMVKILKDMGIF, encoded by the coding sequence TTGAGGGAAAAGACCCCCTATTTGATCTTGGGAGCTGTAATGGTAGCAGCCTCAGTCAACCCGCTTTCTGTATCGTTAGACAGGACTTCGGAGATCGCCAAGACTTCGTTCGACATGGTGTTAGTGTGGGGGGCAGGGCTAGTGGGTATCTGGCTGGCCGAGCTGTTGTTCAGGAAAGGGGGAAGGATCACGGCGTGGTTCCTAAGCTTCAACTTCTCCACTAGAGGCCTCTTCCTGAGTTGGGGAGTAGCGGGGGCACTTTTGACTTACTGGTACATACCTGGTCCCTTCGCGCTGAGTGTTCTCTACCTCAATTGGAAGGTGGTTCAGCTGGCCACTTTCACCTTGGCTGGAATAATAGCTGGTATAGGCTGGTACGGAATGACGAACGTGTGGAGGAGCGCCACCATATTCGCCATCTTCAGCATGATGGCGACAATGGCGGAGATCTTCCTCGAGCTAGGTGCCTATTACTCAGAGAACGTTTATTCCGTTTACCCGGTGTCCCAATTCATTGACACTGCATACCTCTGGTTCGCCATGGCATTTGTCCCGTCTACTTTCTACATGGTGAAGATACTTAAGGACATGGGGATCTTCTGA
- a CDS encoding SepZ protein, translated as MAGVNFSRRVLGAVVAAIGVATWISDLFLISTLPYSLYENLTYVAMVPIAGAVLVAGGVLMGLWS; from the coding sequence GTGGCTGGCGTAAATTTCAGTAGGAGGGTTTTAGGGGCGGTGGTCGCAGCGATCGGAGTAGCTACGTGGATATCCGACCTGTTTCTAATATCAACCCTTCCGTACAGCCTCTACGAGAACCTGACCTACGTAGCCATGGTCCCCATAGCCGGTGCAGTGCTAGTGGCCGGAGGAGTGTTGATGGGGCTCTGGAGTTGA
- a CDS encoding cbb3-type cytochrome c oxidase subunit I yields MATREEVRRRELETFAQWAQQYREVKGREERRNVLLRVLYSDDYKMLTIKLILTAVMWLFVGGAFALMLRTQAGLTSTGYPVILDPSYYFQVMTNHVMDMIFGSVFNTVFAVAFYMIPAMNGSRLLKWPKVANAGFWLSNLALFMMNLGGVENQYLFTFLNPLRASPTWYIGYALMVIGEWMEMASVLGTSFEGRMKGKLVPTAAGFIIMDMIMMALANISVFIADMWSLLSPIGGLNLYVFGIPNAEVWKGLFWFADHPLVYFAPYTLTGAIVAITPLYARRPLYSVRFTRWMIPVLFVLGSSVYVHHIVDDPWPLILRDIFAQTSTALIAIPFAALWLVFFITVGDPRKIKWDAGFAFIFAAAVWNIIGGIQAEPTQPTPSVDPTVHNTLWLPSHFHIMLAIYSVGGLLGALYVIGPDLFGRKWYSQKLTWLHFWGWQAGMGLFVTAFAIAGFYGGIRREVAWPAFYEVYYQLAMIGGWLAGLATVFFLYNLVMTLLYGEKVKETDLPLWAVQTVAMERYAMRREGYKEEELPPALPADGMIQVVTNEGGSGALAVGTRMAQPSTEVDIAKRLGTVKMMEEPNK; encoded by the coding sequence ATGGCTACTAGGGAAGAAGTTCGCAGGAGGGAACTCGAGACCTTCGCCCAGTGGGCACAACAGTACAGAGAAGTGAAAGGGAGAGAGGAGAGAAGGAACGTTCTCCTAAGGGTGCTTTACAGCGACGACTACAAGATGCTCACCATAAAGTTGATTCTGACTGCTGTAATGTGGTTGTTCGTGGGTGGAGCGTTCGCGTTGATGTTAAGGACCCAGGCTGGATTGACTTCTACGGGTTATCCAGTCATCTTAGACCCAAGCTACTACTTCCAAGTAATGACGAACCACGTGATGGACATGATATTTGGTTCCGTGTTCAACACGGTTTTCGCAGTGGCCTTCTACATGATCCCTGCAATGAATGGCTCCAGGTTATTGAAGTGGCCCAAGGTCGCTAACGCGGGTTTCTGGCTCTCTAACCTGGCTCTCTTCATGATGAACCTCGGTGGGGTGGAGAACCAATACCTTTTCACCTTCCTCAATCCTTTGAGGGCGTCCCCGACCTGGTACATAGGCTACGCCCTAATGGTGATAGGGGAGTGGATGGAAATGGCCTCGGTCCTCGGGACCTCTTTCGAGGGTAGGATGAAAGGGAAACTAGTCCCCACCGCCGCTGGCTTCATAATAATGGACATGATAATGATGGCCTTAGCTAACATCTCCGTCTTCATAGCCGACATGTGGAGCCTTCTTTCACCCATAGGTGGACTTAACCTCTACGTCTTCGGAATACCCAACGCCGAGGTCTGGAAGGGCCTGTTCTGGTTCGCAGATCACCCCTTGGTTTACTTCGCCCCCTACACTCTCACGGGTGCCATAGTTGCAATTACACCTCTCTACGCTAGGAGACCCCTCTATAGCGTCAGGTTCACTAGATGGATGATCCCGGTCCTCTTCGTACTGGGCTCTAGCGTCTACGTGCACCACATCGTCGACGACCCGTGGCCCCTAATATTAAGGGACATATTCGCTCAGACTTCCACCGCCCTCATAGCAATACCTTTCGCCGCCCTTTGGTTGGTGTTCTTCATAACAGTGGGAGACCCTAGGAAGATAAAGTGGGACGCCGGATTCGCCTTCATATTCGCTGCAGCCGTATGGAACATAATAGGAGGCATACAGGCCGAGCCTACCCAGCCCACACCTTCCGTCGACCCGACAGTCCACAATACGTTGTGGTTACCGTCTCACTTCCACATCATGCTCGCCATATATTCGGTAGGTGGGCTATTGGGAGCACTCTACGTTATAGGGCCCGACCTTTTCGGTAGAAAGTGGTACAGCCAGAAGTTGACTTGGCTTCACTTTTGGGGTTGGCAGGCGGGAATGGGACTGTTCGTTACGGCCTTCGCCATAGCGGGATTTTACGGAGGGATCAGGAGGGAGGTGGCGTGGCCCGCCTTCTACGAGGTTTACTATCAGTTGGCGATGATTGGAGGTTGGCTGGCTGGGCTGGCGACCGTCTTCTTCCTATATAACCTAGTGATGACTTTACTCTATGGAGAGAAAGTGAAGGAAACTGACCTACCCCTGTGGGCGGTTCAGACGGTTGCCATGGAGAGGTACGCAATGAGAAGGGAAGGGTATAAAGAGGAGGAACTTCCTCCTGCATTGCCTGCTGACGGAATGATACAGGTGGTGACCAACGAAGGTGGGAGTGGTGCATTGGCGGTTGGAACGAGGATGGCCCAACCCAGCACGGAAGTCGATATAGCGAAAAGGTTGGGAACAGTTAAGATGATGGAAGAACCCAATAAGTAG
- a CDS encoding quinol oxidase: MKRGTVIALFFVLVIVAALSLEVQYSSYDYIGFNPTNDAGEGVVHAAFSNALGAYKGPYVIIYVTGQQWHWDFYPHDKVYTNLTVVPVGEPVVFVIHSIDVFHEFFIQSAISNNSILNFGAEAVPGYYSYIVYVFPKPGLYHVACAEYCGTAAVGLGHSWLTGTIVATANATYAAQITGGVMPQGTWAPYSVGGGSSG, from the coding sequence ATGAAGAGAGGAACGGTGATTGCCCTATTTTTCGTTCTGGTCATAGTCGCCGCGCTCTCCTTGGAGGTTCAGTACAGCTCGTACGATTACATAGGGTTCAATCCAACCAACGACGCGGGGGAGGGAGTGGTTCACGCAGCCTTCTCTAATGCCTTGGGAGCCTACAAGGGACCGTACGTGATAATCTACGTGACTGGACAGCAGTGGCACTGGGACTTCTATCCACACGACAAGGTATACACTAACCTCACCGTTGTTCCGGTGGGAGAACCTGTGGTTTTCGTCATTCACAGCATAGACGTTTTCCACGAATTCTTCATCCAGAGCGCCATATCTAACAACAGCATACTGAACTTCGGAGCAGAGGCGGTACCAGGCTACTACTCCTACATCGTCTACGTCTTCCCTAAGCCCGGCCTCTACCACGTCGCCTGCGCCGAGTACTGTGGAACCGCTGCTGTCGGACTTGGTCATTCGTGGTTGACAGGGACCATCGTCGCCACAGCCAACGCCACTTACGCTGCCCAGATCACTGGAGGTGTAATGCCTCAGGGCACGTGGGCCCCTTACTCTGTGGGAGGTGGTTCAAGTGGATAA
- a CDS encoding ethylbenzene dehydrogenase, with amino-acid sequence MDGKGYTTLLILGVVIMLALVGVAYGADYLLNMASTTANTVTAYYVPNATINEGNPGGETFWQSIPWTVVPLEPTVPVPGGISGHTKEVDVKAAWTYVDGVPYIFILMRAQVVGYESWQACPETLPSGQVWQPFMDDPAGWWVVNVSYSPNQSTASVYSLPIGKQMEYPPGVAEANPVQIIVLNQNGVLTAEVLGATLPNGQPMNNGNPVTITSMRLDYNGTEITSPQQFLSMGLNGTYWAQNAYNLFYPEDTAGFDTLFYNQTFMYPERFAIMWLLGGVPASTWTQVAYTPHMMPGTTGALSAGEAEVWTLNDNPRANNTQDFGYPGPTYFNQKPVPYYHHPQYKDPLNLGYIPNQGIIADIYTNGSSIYYIGGEPFIGFPYVNTPNVSPWQFNQLVEGYYNQSYSQQLESKLWNPSVVATGFKFENTIQGPYMVAEFARTFSTLGVSGGQGESHYQVQLSPGHTYYVAFAVFQGGAGESVDFKSISFWWHLYIQPSDPKGQGFLPALLIYNSMGAPLLLGVALNWGTITRQYVPKLYSLARLDRLVRLLRRGVNAPSAS; translated from the coding sequence ATGGACGGTAAGGGCTACACGACTCTCCTGATCTTGGGCGTCGTCATCATGTTGGCCTTGGTGGGGGTGGCCTACGGAGCGGACTACCTCCTCAACATGGCATCCACTACAGCCAACACGGTTACAGCTTACTACGTCCCCAACGCTACGATAAACGAGGGTAACCCTGGAGGCGAGACCTTCTGGCAATCCATCCCGTGGACTGTAGTTCCGTTGGAGCCCACTGTTCCGGTGCCGGGTGGGATATCTGGACACACAAAGGAAGTCGACGTCAAAGCCGCTTGGACCTACGTCGATGGCGTCCCGTACATATTCATACTAATGAGAGCGCAAGTGGTGGGATATGAGTCTTGGCAGGCCTGTCCTGAGACCCTCCCAAGCGGACAGGTGTGGCAACCATTCATGGACGACCCAGCGGGATGGTGGGTGGTGAACGTTTCCTACTCACCCAACCAATCGACTGCATCTGTGTACAGTCTCCCGATAGGGAAACAGATGGAGTATCCGCCAGGAGTGGCGGAGGCCAACCCGGTTCAGATAATAGTGCTCAACCAGAACGGTGTGCTAACGGCGGAGGTGTTGGGAGCCACTCTCCCCAACGGCCAACCCATGAACAACGGAAATCCAGTAACTATAACCTCGATGAGGTTGGACTACAACGGGACAGAAATAACATCGCCCCAGCAGTTCCTGAGCATGGGGCTTAACGGCACGTACTGGGCCCAAAACGCGTACAACCTCTTCTACCCCGAGGACACCGCTGGTTTCGACACGTTGTTCTACAACCAGACCTTCATGTACCCAGAGAGGTTCGCGATAATGTGGCTCCTAGGCGGAGTTCCAGCCAGTACTTGGACTCAGGTGGCATACACGCCCCACATGATGCCAGGAACTACGGGTGCGCTATCGGCTGGGGAGGCAGAAGTGTGGACCCTCAACGACAACCCCAGGGCCAACAACACCCAGGACTTCGGCTATCCAGGGCCGACTTACTTCAATCAAAAACCAGTTCCCTACTACCACCACCCACAGTACAAGGACCCCCTCAACTTGGGCTACATCCCCAACCAGGGGATAATTGCAGACATCTACACCAACGGTTCGTCGATCTACTACATTGGGGGAGAGCCCTTCATAGGCTTTCCTTACGTCAACACACCCAACGTCTCACCTTGGCAATTCAATCAACTGGTCGAGGGTTACTACAATCAGAGCTACTCGCAGCAGCTAGAGTCGAAGCTATGGAACCCGTCGGTGGTAGCTACGGGTTTCAAGTTCGAGAACACGATCCAGGGACCCTACATGGTGGCCGAATTCGCTAGGACCTTCAGCACCTTAGGTGTGTCAGGTGGACAGGGTGAGTCACACTACCAGGTACAGCTCTCACCCGGACACACCTATTACGTAGCATTCGCGGTGTTCCAAGGAGGGGCCGGTGAGTCTGTGGACTTCAAGTCGATATCCTTCTGGTGGCACCTGTATATACAGCCCTCAGACCCCAAAGGACAGGGGTTCCTGCCGGCCCTGCTAATATACAACTCAATGGGAGCTCCGCTGCTGTTGGGTGTAGCCCTCAACTGGGGGACCATAACCAGACAGTACGTTCCTAAGCTCTATTCCCTAGCCAGATTGGACAGGTTAGTGAGGTTGCTAAGGCGGGGAGTAAATGCGCCCTCAGCGTCCTGA
- the queC gene encoding 7-cyano-7-deazaguanine synthase QueC, with product MCSVSGLVVVDPSKAKEAAVEFAQLMVRAADRGRDSHGVEVINEDGTRQSFKSLGRPGDELKGWLSSHVTESTRVLVANNRAEPTTEVVIKKGEGDVQPFTYGRFVISHNGVIANDSELEKEFEVKKTSTIDSSVVAPILDRAWDGTLEGLRDLLDKVRGSFALLIGDSLRPDRLVAAVNFKPLYAEFNYDLGAIFLSSLDDYLPKRGRFRVERVQPYSVVEFKADGSWRRIELLRRAVKRVLVVASGGLDSTVAATYLVRQGYEVALLHFNYRHKAERRERESVREVARRLNVDLVEVDTDVFKVIGNSPLIDGEVTKDRGGVEGAEFAHEWVPARNLVFVSVAMALAEARGYDAVALGVNLEEAGAYPDNEMEFVRLLNSLSPYATGPNRRVDVLMPVGNLVKHEIVKLGVEIGAPLDATWSCYEGGEAHCGRCGPCYMRRKAFQVNGLTDPVKYLQGEL from the coding sequence ATGTGCAGTGTGAGCGGCTTGGTGGTAGTAGATCCCTCGAAGGCCAAGGAGGCCGCGGTGGAGTTCGCTCAATTGATGGTGAGGGCGGCGGACAGGGGGAGGGATAGTCACGGTGTGGAGGTAATAAACGAGGACGGCACACGCCAATCCTTTAAGTCCCTGGGCAGACCGGGAGATGAATTGAAGGGGTGGCTAAGCTCACACGTGACGGAGAGCACCAGGGTACTGGTGGCTAACAACAGGGCTGAGCCGACCACTGAGGTGGTGATAAAGAAGGGAGAAGGGGACGTTCAGCCCTTCACTTACGGTAGGTTCGTTATATCTCACAACGGTGTCATAGCTAACGATTCAGAGCTCGAGAAGGAGTTCGAAGTTAAGAAAACTAGCACAATAGATTCGTCGGTCGTAGCGCCGATATTGGACAGGGCCTGGGACGGGACCCTTGAGGGACTGAGGGACCTCTTGGACAAGGTGAGGGGGAGCTTCGCCTTACTGATAGGAGACAGTCTCAGGCCCGATAGGTTAGTTGCGGCAGTGAACTTCAAGCCCCTATACGCCGAGTTCAACTACGATCTGGGTGCGATCTTTCTCTCTTCTCTGGACGACTACTTGCCCAAGAGAGGCAGGTTCAGGGTGGAGAGAGTGCAGCCGTACTCCGTTGTGGAGTTTAAGGCCGACGGCTCGTGGAGGAGGATCGAGCTACTGAGGAGGGCCGTGAAGAGGGTTCTCGTGGTGGCCAGTGGGGGCCTCGACAGCACGGTTGCAGCCACCTACCTGGTGAGGCAGGGTTACGAGGTGGCCCTACTTCACTTCAACTACAGACACAAGGCAGAAAGGAGGGAAAGGGAGTCAGTCAGGGAGGTAGCTAGGAGATTGAACGTAGACCTAGTGGAAGTGGACACGGACGTCTTTAAGGTAATAGGCAATAGTCCCCTGATAGATGGTGAGGTCACGAAGGACAGAGGAGGAGTGGAGGGTGCAGAGTTCGCCCACGAATGGGTTCCTGCTAGGAACTTGGTGTTCGTCTCAGTAGCGATGGCGCTCGCTGAGGCCAGGGGTTACGACGCCGTCGCGTTAGGGGTTAACTTGGAGGAGGCAGGGGCCTACCCAGACAACGAGATGGAGTTCGTCAGACTCCTCAACTCTCTCTCCCCTTACGCCACGGGGCCTAACAGGAGAGTGGACGTACTGATGCCCGTGGGGAACTTGGTTAAACACGAGATCGTGAAGTTGGGGGTTGAGATCGGAGCTCCGCTCGACGCTACGTGGAGCTGTTACGAGGGAGGAGAGGCCCACTGTGGCAGGTGCGGCCCTTGTTACATGAGGAGAAAGGCCTTCCAGGTGAACGGGCTTACAGATCCCGTGAAGTACCTGCAGGGGGAGCTGTAA